In Xenorhabdus nematophila ATCC 19061, one DNA window encodes the following:
- the coaBC gene encoding bifunctional phosphopantothenoylcysteine decarboxylase/phosphopantothenate--cysteine ligase CoaBC: MTGFSGQQLSGRQIVLGISGGIAAYKTAELVRRLRDRGAQVRVVMTPAAEAFITPLTLQAVSGYPVSDDLLDPAAEAAMGHIELAKWANLIILAPATADLLARLAAGMANDLVTTICLASAAPIAVVPAMNQQMYRAQATQHNLKVLEERNVLIWGPDEGSQACGDVGPGRMLEPMSIVELATQHFNTKQDLAGLSIAITAGPTREALDPVRFISNHSSGKMGFSIAQAAAERGAEVTLITGPVNLPTPQGVKRIDVTSALEMNEQVQATATSQNIFIGCAAVSDYRSKQIAAEKIKKQGDEITFTLVKNPDIVASVAALEENRPFVVGFAAETQNVEEYARGKLKQKHLDLICANNVSLAGHGFNSDTNALHLFWHDGRVHLPHSGKLQLSHRLLDEILKRYDEKNRC, from the coding sequence ATGACAGGATTTTCCGGCCAACAACTTTCTGGTAGACAAATCGTTCTCGGTATCAGCGGAGGGATTGCGGCTTACAAAACGGCTGAACTGGTACGTCGTTTGCGTGATCGTGGCGCTCAGGTACGCGTTGTTATGACTCCCGCTGCTGAAGCTTTTATCACACCACTCACCTTACAAGCCGTCTCAGGTTACCCCGTTTCCGATGATTTGCTGGATCCAGCCGCTGAAGCCGCTATGGGGCACATTGAATTGGCTAAATGGGCGAATTTAATCATACTTGCGCCCGCTACAGCAGACTTGCTGGCGCGTTTAGCAGCAGGAATGGCGAATGATTTAGTTACCACGATTTGTCTGGCTTCCGCCGCTCCTATTGCGGTTGTGCCTGCAATGAATCAACAGATGTATCGTGCACAGGCCACCCAACATAACTTGAAAGTGCTGGAAGAACGCAACGTGTTGATTTGGGGTCCAGATGAGGGAAGTCAGGCATGTGGGGATGTCGGGCCAGGAAGAATGTTGGAGCCGATGTCGATTGTCGAACTGGCAACGCAACATTTCAACACCAAACAAGATCTTGCGGGTCTGAGCATCGCTATTACGGCAGGACCAACCCGTGAAGCCTTGGATCCTGTCCGTTTCATCAGCAATCACAGCTCTGGCAAAATGGGTTTTTCTATCGCACAGGCTGCGGCGGAACGTGGGGCAGAAGTGACATTGATTACAGGTCCCGTTAATTTACCAACACCACAAGGTGTTAAGCGTATTGATGTGACAAGTGCGCTGGAGATGAATGAACAGGTTCAGGCAACAGCCACTTCACAGAATATTTTTATCGGCTGTGCAGCCGTATCGGATTACCGTTCTAAACAAATTGCGGCGGAAAAAATCAAGAAGCAGGGTGATGAAATCACGTTTACCCTGGTAAAAAATCCTGACATTGTGGCGAGCGTTGCTGCACTGGAAGAAAATCGCCCATTTGTCGTTGGATTTGCAGCCGAAACCCAGAATGTGGAAGAATATGCCCGCGGAAAACTCAAGCAAAAGCACTTAGACTTGATTTGCGCGAATAATGTATCCCTGGCCGGGCACGGTTTTAACAGTGATACTAACGCATTACATCTATTCTGGCATGATGGTCGTGTTCATTTGCCTCACAGTGGTAAATTGCAACTCAGCCACCGCTTATTAGACGAGATACTCAAACGCTATGATGAAAAAAATCGATGTTAA
- the dut gene encoding dUTP diphosphatase has protein sequence MMKKIDVKILDPRIGQEFPLPTYATPGSAGLDLRACLDNAVELAPGQTELLPTGIAIHIADEQLAAVILPRSGLGHKHGVVLGNLVGLIDSDYQGQLMVSVWNRGDKMFTVEPGERIAQMVFVPVVQAEFNLVEDFETSERGSGGFGHSGRQ, from the coding sequence ATGATGAAAAAAATCGATGTTAAAATCCTTGATCCCCGCATTGGACAAGAATTTCCTTTACCGACTTATGCTACACCTGGTTCTGCGGGTTTAGATTTACGTGCTTGTCTGGATAATGCCGTGGAACTGGCTCCGGGTCAGACGGAGCTTCTGCCAACCGGAATTGCCATTCATATTGCAGATGAACAATTGGCAGCGGTTATTCTTCCCCGCTCTGGTTTGGGTCACAAACATGGGGTGGTTCTGGGTAATCTGGTGGGACTCATTGATTCTGATTATCAGGGGCAATTAATGGTTTCTGTGTGGAATCGTGGCGATAAAATGTTCACTGTTGAACCGGGTGAGCGCATTGCTCAAATGGTTTTTGTTCCCGTAGTACAGGCTGAATTTAATTTGGTTGAAGATTTTGAAACCAGTGAACGCGGTAGCGGTGGTTTTGGTCATTCCGGTCGTCAATAA
- the slmA gene encoding nucleoid occlusion factor SlmA: MVEKERKKKKNRREEILQALAHMLETSDGSQRITTAKLAANVGVSEAALYRHFPSKTRMFDSLIEFIEDALISRINLILQDEKDTVTRLRLIFVLILGFAEKNPGLTRIMTGHALMFEQDRLQNRINQLFERIEVQLRQILKEKKMRDGQGFDYDETVLASQLLAFCEGMLSRFVRSEFRYRPTTEFEVRWPLILTQLQ; the protein is encoded by the coding sequence ATGGTAGAAAAAGAACGCAAAAAAAAGAAAAATAGACGTGAAGAAATTTTGCAGGCATTGGCACATATGCTTGAAACCAGTGATGGCAGCCAGCGTATTACTACTGCAAAACTCGCTGCAAACGTTGGCGTTTCTGAGGCAGCACTTTACCGTCATTTTCCGAGTAAAACCCGGATGTTTGATAGCCTGATTGAGTTTATTGAAGATGCCTTAATTTCACGCATCAATCTGATCCTGCAAGATGAAAAAGATACCGTCACACGCCTTCGGTTAATATTTGTCCTGATTTTGGGGTTCGCGGAGAAAAACCCCGGATTAACCCGTATTATGACGGGTCATGCTTTGATGTTTGAACAAGACAGGTTACAAAACCGGATTAACCAACTCTTTGAGCGGATTGAAGTACAACTTCGTCAAATTTTAAAAGAGAAGAAAATGCGTGATGGTCAGGGGTTCGATTATGACGAAACTGTATTGGCATCGCAGCTACTGGCATTCTGTGAAGGGATGCTTTCCCGCTTTGTTCGCTCCGAATTTCGTTATCGTCCGACAACTGAGTTTGAAGTACGTTGGCCATTGATTTTGACACAATTACAATAA
- the pyrE gene encoding orotate phosphoribosyltransferase produces the protein MKAYQREFIELALKKQVLKFGEFTLKSGRKSPYFFNAGLFNTGRDLALIGRFYAAALLDSGIKCDLLFGPAYKGIPIATTAAVALAEHHDIDMPYCFNRKEAKDHGEGGSLVGSPLQGNVVVVDDVITAGTAIRESMEIIKQHGATLSGVILCLDRQERGRETLSAIQEVERDYHCQVFSIITLNDLVSYLRENPEMQSHLEAVETYRKEYGI, from the coding sequence ATGAAAGCCTATCAGCGCGAATTTATTGAACTGGCACTGAAGAAACAGGTACTGAAATTTGGCGAATTTACGCTGAAATCTGGCCGTAAAAGTCCCTATTTTTTCAATGCGGGTTTGTTTAATACCGGGCGTGATTTAGCATTGATTGGCCGTTTCTACGCGGCAGCGCTGCTGGACAGCGGAATTAAGTGTGATTTGTTATTTGGGCCAGCTTATAAAGGCATTCCGATTGCAACAACGGCCGCAGTGGCGCTGGCGGAACATCATGATATTGATATGCCTTACTGTTTTAATCGTAAGGAAGCCAAAGATCACGGCGAAGGCGGATCACTGGTTGGCAGCCCTCTGCAAGGTAATGTTGTAGTTGTGGATGATGTTATTACCGCAGGTACTGCAATTCGCGAATCAATGGAAATCATTAAGCAGCACGGAGCAACATTGTCTGGGGTTATTTTATGTCTGGATCGTCAGGAGCGTGGACGGGAAACGCTTTCAGCCATTCAAGAAGTTGAACGTGATTACCATTGCCAGGTTTTCTCCATCATTACATTGAATGATCTGGTGAGTTATTTACGTGAAAATCCAGAGATGCAATCCCATCTGGAAGCCGTGGAAACTTATCGTAAAGAATATGGCATCTGA